A genomic window from Chromatiales bacterium 21-64-14 includes:
- a CDS encoding LysR family transcriptional regulator, which yields MDRFTYMQTFLRVVEAGSITGAADRMGVVKSVVSRRLADLEAHLGVELFHRTTRRLTLTDTGRSFYERCGRILADLEEAEQAVSREHGALRGRLRVAAPHSFGLRHLTPAITGFMTRHPGVVFELDFNDRQVDLLQEGFDMAVRIARLADSSLIARRIAPIRQVVCASPAYLAQHGVPRQPEDLKRHACLAYANSPEPDTWTYRTPGGGEGTVTVPVHLAANSGDFLTAAAVAGHGVVLEPTFIVYDAIRQGRLRPVLENYEWPGISAYAVYPHTRHLSSRVRAFVDFLVECFAGVPYWDRPAPGAGASPGPA from the coding sequence ATGGATCGGTTTACCTATATGCAGACGTTCTTGCGGGTGGTGGAAGCGGGGAGCATCACCGGAGCCGCGGACCGCATGGGGGTGGTGAAGTCCGTGGTGAGCCGCCGGCTCGCGGATTTGGAAGCCCATCTCGGGGTAGAACTCTTCCACCGCACGACCCGGCGGCTCACGCTCACCGATACCGGGCGCAGCTTCTATGAACGGTGTGGGCGGATCCTGGCGGACCTGGAGGAAGCGGAGCAGGCGGTCAGCCGGGAACACGGGGCGTTGCGGGGCCGACTGCGGGTGGCCGCGCCCCATTCCTTCGGGTTGCGTCACCTGACCCCCGCGATCACCGGGTTCATGACCCGGCATCCCGGGGTGGTCTTCGAGCTGGATTTCAACGATCGGCAGGTGGATCTGCTTCAAGAGGGCTTCGACATGGCGGTACGCATCGCGCGTCTCGCCGACTCCAGCCTCATCGCCCGGCGCATCGCGCCGATCCGACAGGTGGTGTGCGCGAGTCCGGCGTACTTGGCCCAGCACGGGGTGCCGCGCCAACCGGAAGACCTGAAGCGGCATGCGTGTCTGGCCTATGCCAATTCTCCGGAACCCGACACCTGGACCTACCGCACACCCGGTGGCGGCGAGGGTACGGTGACCGTGCCGGTCCATCTGGCGGCGAACAGTGGAGACTTCCTGACGGCGGCCGCCGTCGCCGGGCATGGCGTGGTACTGGAACCCACCTTCATCGTCTACGACGCAATCCGCCAGGGACGCCTGCGACCGGTGCTGGAGAACTACGAATGGCCGGGCATCAGCGCCTACGCGGTTTACCCCCATACCCGGCACCTCTCCAGCCGGGTGCGTGCGTTCGTGGACTTCCTGGTGGAATGCTTCGCCGGGGTTCCCTACTGGGACCGCCCGGCCCCTGGGGCGGGGGCGTCCCCCGGCCCGGCATGA
- a CDS encoding FMN-dependent NADH-azoreductase, which translates to MSRIQHPIAQPTDYSTPLRVLRVDASGRTRESVSRQLTDRFIEGLTARHPHTQVAVRDVATGLPFVDEAWIQANFTAPEERTGAQRAALAQSDTLVQELMDANLLVMGVPVYNFGVPAALKAWIDLVARARLTFRYTENGPVGLLQGRKAYLMVASGGTAVGSEIDFAIRYLRHILGFLGITDVEVIAAERLMAQGESALSRAHTQLGAALEHLPVARTDDAA; encoded by the coding sequence ATGAGTAGGATCCAGCACCCAATCGCCCAACCGACCGACTATTCCACCCCCCTGCGGGTGTTGCGGGTGGACGCCAGTGGGCGCACCCGCGAGTCCGTGTCCCGGCAGCTCACCGACCGGTTCATTGAGGGCCTCACGGCGCGTCATCCGCACACCCAAGTCGCCGTGCGGGACGTGGCGACGGGGCTGCCGTTCGTGGACGAGGCCTGGATCCAGGCGAACTTCACGGCCCCCGAGGAACGCACCGGGGCGCAGCGTGCGGCGCTGGCCCAGTCCGACACGCTGGTGCAGGAATTGATGGACGCAAACCTGCTGGTGATGGGGGTTCCGGTTTACAACTTCGGGGTTCCTGCCGCCCTCAAGGCCTGGATCGACTTGGTGGCGCGGGCGCGACTGACCTTCCGCTACACTGAGAATGGACCGGTGGGTCTGCTCCAGGGACGTAAGGCCTATCTGATGGTGGCCTCCGGGGGGACCGCCGTGGGCAGCGAAATCGACTTCGCGATCCGCTATCTGCGCCACATACTCGGCTTCCTTGGCATCACCGATGTGGAGGTGATCGCCGCCGAGCGTTTGATGGCCCAGGGCGAATCCGCGCTAAGCCGCGCCCACACCCAGCTCGGCGCGGCGCTGGAGCACCTGCCGGTAGCACGCACGGACGATGCCGCCTGA